The genomic interval AGATTTCTTATCTGCTGTAAACAGGTTACTGCTaaaccaaagcagaaaaatctgaTTGCTGTCTACAACACAACCAATCACAccaatcaaaattatttttaaaaagaaggaatttgCTTCCCATTATTACAAGGAAAAATATAAGCATGATGTAAGGAACAacagaggaaaataagaaaaatcctAGAAGCTAGGAACAGCtatagaaaagaaagcaagaacattacttttctttctttgtaagCTAGAGACAAGAAAATACCATCATTTTGgttcattaataaaataaagagaaaagctCTGGGATTTTGCCTGTAGTAATTTGTTCTTTGATTCAGAGCTAACAAAGTGACctgctggttttctttctgtgaaattaGAGAGGTGTTCTTCTGAGAGATGCCCTTAGCATCTATTCCATAAAGAGCAATTATCTTCTGTTCCCAAAGCAccttaacaacagaaataattttttttctaaaacctGCAATTCCATTTGATGCCAACAAACAGGTTTAGTCACAACTACAGAAAACTCTTAAATAAATTGATATTTTAGTGCATGCTTTCCCTGGTTTATAGTCACAAATTTCCTGTTATCAACTCTTCAGTTAACCAACATCTACGGAAACATCTACACACTGTGGATGGGACAGACACCTCTGGTTGTGCTGAATGGATACAAAGCAGTAAAAGATGGCATTGTCACCCACTCAGAAGAAGTTTCTGGAAGACCTCTCACCCCTTTCTACAGAGATATGATGGGCGAGAAAGGTACAAAGCATTATACAAGAATGAGATAGAACAAGGTGTAAAGAAGGAAGATGTTTTCTTGGGCACACACATCAGCTACTGCTGTACCAGGGCATAACTGGGCTCTCACTGCAAAAGTGTTTCATGCAGTGCTAAGcatattaaggaaaaaacaaaaatttattgTCTTATAAAGCACATTACTCAgtctttttccttcccaataGATGAAAAGGAATACTTGCCTGGAGAAGTTGCCCTTCAATTGTATAACTTCTAAACCAGGAGACTGCTCATGTAGAAGATATCTATAGACAAAGCTGTTCAGTCCTCACCAAAACCCACTCAGTTTACAGGGATGCATTTAGGAGCAGCTGGGTGGCATAAAATCCTCAGAGACCAAAACTCAGCTTCTAAAATCTAAAATCCTTGTATCTTGTTAGTGAAATACAACCTTATCTAAATCAAAATTTGCTGTGAAAGGATTTTCCCTCCCAGCAATGAACtaaatttttgtgtgtttttcagGTATTTTCCTGACAAATGGCCACacctggaagcagcagagacGCTTTGGCATGACAATTATAAGAAGTCTGGCACTTGGTAAGAACAATTTGGAGCATCAAATTCAAAGAGAGGCCTGTCACCTTGTGGATATCTTCACAAATACAGAAGGTAAATTCACTGGAAGAACACTTAGAGTGTTTTCCTGAAAGATTAGGGCTGCTAAAAGTTTCACAGTATATTTTTACAAGTACTATAGACATTGTCACTATTAGTAGAAATTTCAGTGGCTTCTTAACTGCATTCTTTGCAAAAAATGTTTTGTCTGCACAGTGGGCAAtataaaattgtttctttttaaataaggagagtttaaaaaatgtttattatcAACACAGCTGGTAATGATTCTTACACTCAAGGAGTATAGAAAAACCCTCCTTAAAATACACAATGTATGACCTGCTGGAAGTCATTCTAGGACAGCAGGCTTTCAGGATTTGGCAGAGAAAGGACTCCAAAACAAGGAATGTATCATTCAGTTAtccaaaaaaattttcttttcaaggttTGGATGAAATAGAAACCAATAGAATTTTAGCAAGCTGccaaaataaagcaattaaatataaatattctgaGCAGCCAAATCCCTCACCCACATCTTGTTCCATGTGAAAACACAGAGAGGTTGCCTGAGGTCTCTTTCCAACTCTCCTTGGACCAGGCCCATCTCTCTTCTGAGAGCAACATTCACACATCTGTAAAATGTAGGAGATGAAAATAATCATCTACCTCGAGTCCCTGTACAGCCCAAAGCTTTACCTACCATGCAACCCTGTCTCAATTTTAAACTCAATAAATGTATTTGCTCTTTCCAAGAACAACCATGAGCACTGGACTGAAGTCAGGGATGTATTTTCCATAGAAGTATACTTCAAAGGTTGTCCCTGCCATTGAAATGTgtacttaatttatttttttttctggatttaatCCTTTTCAATGGGAGATGTAGTCCACCCTATTATATGAGCTTTGCTTTTTCagtctgtggaaaaaaaatacatctgtaGTTGGATTGTTAAGCTGATACTTGAAAACCAAGAAGAGATACGTCATTTCAACAGAACTAAGAAATGAAAACgctacttttttttctggttgtttttttttgggggggggggttgggggtaATGGTGAGaattctttgttttggtttttaactgCAAAACTTAAATATCTACCTCTATATTTGAAGGCATATGCTCTAATTAATTGCTTGTGTTTCCACACAACCCAGACCACAAGTCAAAAGAAGGGGAGCTTTTATGTTTGTCTGCTCAAAACTGATTATCACCGTATTTTACAAGAGTAAAGAGCAGATTGAAAATTAAGATTCTGTGCACTTACAACTCATGCAGTTAATATATACTAAACTAGGCTTAACTTACCagaattttttctaaaaatagtCTGATGCCTTGTtgtttttaacattaaaaaagaaagtctTCCTCATTTTTCTTGCTGTAGTCTATTCAGAAGATCTCACAGCACTTCCCATATTCACAGGCAAACCTTTTGACCCCCACACTTCCATCGTCCATGCAATTGCAAATATCATTTGTGCTGTTGTTTTTGGTCATTGCTTCTCCAGTGAGGATGAATCTTTCAGCAAACTCATCAAAGCTATTTATTCTGTGATCTACTTTCAAGGCACTATATGGGGCAGGGTAAGAGCCTACTTTTCTTGTTCCTTAAGATACATTTGCACTTGACAagtcaaaagaaattaaaagtcaATTATTcacaaacattttcatttccaaatatACCATTGTTCTACAAGTCACAGtgaagtaataaataaatacatattttgtatATGTAATTATTGGCTTCTAGTTCTTCTTTATGTCTGTAAATCACatcctaaaattaaaattctagATCATCACTGCTTTTCACAGATTTCCAATGAGCAATCATTTGCAGAACACTGTGTATTTAAGATTCTTAGTTCTTAAATTAACGCAGCTTCTAAAATTTCATTCAGTCTTGCAAATCCAGAAAGGCAGTTAATAAGAACTAAGTCTTCAAATGGATGCTCTTTTGAGAAGACATCTTGCTTCAATTCATAATTCATATTGCCATCAAGATCTGAGTTATTCTGAGCTTCCTATAAGATACAGGTTACAAATTCATCACAccaagaagaatattttttaagttcTTGAAACCCTAGCTATTGCTTAACTTGTGCAGATTTTGGCACACTGGCATTCTAAAAGACTATCAGGTTCTTCATAAAGGGATGCCTAAAAtaattacagtaaaaaaaataaaaggttgagaaaaatctgtttgtgaGTCAGATTCAGCACTCAATTACTCACCCATTTTCAGAACCCCTGTTACATTATTAGGTGTTGAtccaaaaagtaaaatataatcATGTTCCCAGTATTTAATCTCTCTTGTGTCTGTTGCCTTTCATCCCAGTTTGGTTGCCCACATGTTGTGGTGGCTTCACAATTATCAGGAAATCAGCAGTGGGATCTGACACACTCTGCTTTCTGTTTAACACCACAGCTGTACGATGCTTTCCCATGGCTCATGCACCATCTCCCAGGGCCTCATCAGGAGGTGTTTGCATACAATGACTTCATGCACAGATTAGTCATGGAGGAGGTTCAAGCCCATGAAAGACAGAACACAGATGATCCACAGGATCTCATTGACTTCTACCTGGCTCAAATAACAAAAGTAAGTATCTGCTTATCACACTCTCCCTTCCTTGGCTTCAACGCCTACTACAAACACTTGCTGTTCCAATAACTGCCAAAGGATTTTTATATGCACACTCTATTTGTGCAGCACTGAAGGTGTTTGATTTGATGGGCTGCTCACTGTTATCATCAAACAATGACAGTTTCTATGTGACTGgtgaaatatctgaaattatCTATTTCATAGTCTTCTTGTGAATATGTCCTACAGACCAAGGACGACCCTACTTCTACATTCAATAAAGAAAATATGGTTCAGACTGTGGTTGATCTTTTGCTAGGAGGGACAGAAACAACAAGCACCACCCTTCTCTGGGCACTGCTCTACATGGTACAATACCCAGATATACAAGGTGAGGAAAAGCACCATCAGAGAGAGCTGCATTCAACATCACAATGAACATCATTAGTGTAACAATATAGATCAATCACTTGTAAGGCATCAAAAAAACCCTTAGCTATGCACATGAATGGTGGTACATCAGCAACTAGGATCCAGAAAATGGAAGGTCaataaatgaaacaaacaagTGCTTCCCCATCTGGTTCACCAGCAACACTAGCAGAAATTAGTAGTAGTCACAGTTTTACCTCTCTAGAATGGGTTGGCAAGAGAGAATAACAAATTAAAGACATTTCATATGCAACCTAGTCTTCTCCCAAACTTCGAagtaaaaaagtttttaaaagatatCCAATCTGCTACATATTTATAAACAATGGAAATTATACCtgtcatttaaaattttaatccattttttgaaACACAAAATTGTACTATCCTCATCACCAAGTAGGTGTCTTAGATGAGGATTCAGGGAGAAGCACTTCTTGATCAACTGAAACCTACACAGCAGTCAAACCACATGCCAAAGCATTTCATAGcaacataatttcttttatttccttcgGACAGGACATTCTCACACAAAAATCTACTGGAAATAAAGGGGGCA from Zonotrichia leucophrys gambelii isolate GWCS_2022_RI chromosome 9, RI_Zleu_2.0, whole genome shotgun sequence carries:
- the LOC135451601 gene encoding cytochrome P450 2J5-like; the encoded protein is MLGITEIFIALVVCLLILQFLRLQWMRTQLPPGPVPLPIIGNLWLLDFKLRRETLSKLTNIYGNIYTLWMGQTPLVVLNGYKAVKDGIVTHSEEVSGRPLTPFYRDMMGEKGIFLTNGHTWKQQRRFGMTIIRSLALGKNNLEHQIQREACHLVDIFTNTEGKPFDPHTSIVHAIANIICAVVFGHCFSSEDESFSKLIKAIYSVIYFQGTIWGRLYDAFPWLMHHLPGPHQEVFAYNDFMHRLVMEEVQAHERQNTDDPQDLIDFYLAQITKTKDDPTSTFNKENMVQTVVDLLLGGTETTSTTLLWALLYMVQYPDIQEKVQREIEAVLEPSHVISYEDRKQLPYTNAVIHEALRYSNVTSVGVPRQCLRSTTLLGFHIKKGTLVLPNLHSVVYDTEHWATPWKFNPDHFLDLDGNFVNKEAFLPFSAGHRVCLGERMARVELFIFFTNLLRAFTFQLPEGVKEINLEYILGAILQPHPYKLCAIPR